The Brassica napus cultivar Da-Ae chromosome C7, Da-Ae, whole genome shotgun sequence genome has a segment encoding these proteins:
- the LOC106404388 gene encoding F-box/kelch-repeat protein At4g39560-like, with amino-acid sequence MMMSRCDAEEDPSQTKKRKQSPSSGLPEEMVLSCLARVSRSEHASLSLVSKRHRSLLTTPELYKFRTLLGCTENLIHLCLRIPPDPNPGWFTLSLKPLDRRLVPVRSYFYQPLDAASMVAHGCGIYVMGGRIGGRASSSVMFLDCRSHTWSTLPSMGVPRYSAASGVVDGKIYILGGCDDRNSSRWGEVFDPKKQTWDALPIPPPNCSRPSMWESIVIKEDKEEKLVAINGAGACVSYIPSESKWKKGNKKTSQVYKGWHVIDNIVYCSALGGRILWCEAHEWERPVTTHVMEWREVMGLESLRETLAASKLVNYGGRLGDLWESNKPLMQAAGFEITELDEKFPGHKLSNSGPNMLIFWDVLAPRKLEIWCAEVCLERHKDTCQIRGNILWSEPVMTLDPPPPHQLHCHILYTSPLNL; translated from the coding sequence ATGATGATGAGCCGATGCGACGCCGAGGAAGATCCATCACAAACGAAGAAACGGAAGCAGTCTCCGAGTAGTGGGCTGCCGGAAGAGATGGTTCTAAGTTGCCTGGCCCGCGTTTCGAGATCGGAACACGCTTCCTTATCTCTCGTATCCAAGCGGCACCGATCTCTATTGACGACCCCTGAGTTGTACAAATTCCGAACCCTTTTGGGATGCACAGAAAACCTCATTCATCTATGCTTACGCATCCCTCCAGATCCAAACCCAGGCTGGTTCACCCTCTCCCTAAAACCCCTTGATCGGCGACTGGTCCCAGTGCGGTCTTACTTCTACCAGCCTCTGGACGCAGCTTCCATGGTGGCCCATGGTTGCGGGATCTACGTCATGGGTGGAAGGATAGGCGGAAGAGCCTCGTCCAGTGTCATGTTCCTGGATTGTCGATCTCACACGTGGAGCACTCTCCCCTCCATGGGGGTGCCTCGATATTCAGCTGCGTCTGGTGTGGTGGACGGGAAGATATACATACTTGGAGGGTGTGATGACCGTAACTCCAGCAGGTGGGGAGAGGTTTTCGACCCAAAGAAGCAGACTTGGGATGCCCTGCCGATTCCCCCGCCTAATTGTAGTCGTCCCTCAATGTGGGAAAGCATAGTGATAAAAGAGGACAAGGAGGAAAAGTTGGTTGCTATCAATGGTGCAGGGGCATGTGTATCCTACATACCAAGTGAAAGCAAATGGAAAAAAGGGAATAAGAAAACTTCCCAAGTTTATAAGGGTTGGCACGTGATAGATAATATCGTGTATTGCAGTGCCTTAGGTGGGCGGATATTGTGGTGTGAGGCACATGAATGGGAGAGGCCCGTAACCACCCATGTGATGGAGTGGAGAGAGGTGATGGGCTTGGAGTCTCTCAGGGAAACTCTCGCTGCCTCCAAGCTCGTCAACTATGGTGGACGCTTGGGGGATCTCTGGGAGTCCAACAAACCGCTGATGCAAGCTGCAGGATTTGAGATAACTGAACTCGATGAAAAATTTCCCGGGCACAAACTGAGCAACTCTGGTCCCAACATGTTGATCTTCTGGGACGTGCTTGCTCCTCGTAAGTTAGAGATTTGGTGTGCGGAGGTCTGTTTGGAGAGACACAAGGACACATGCCAGATTAGAGGAAACATTTTGTGGTCCGAACCTGTCATGACACTGGATCCTCCTCCTCCACATCAGCTTCACTGTCACATTTTGTATACTTCACCTCTCAACCTCTGA